Proteins found in one Fulvitalea axinellae genomic segment:
- a CDS encoding helix-turn-helix domain-containing protein, translated as MKEYRRLDLHEREMILRLRAWGESRRSIAKFLRRSPSTISRELQRNTIQFSGYCPDLAHRLAEARQRICVGHNRRRPEYKRLVGVRDFRLKLPRVFIAWHSDDKFYRRGLTGFIGSQMYRLRSLFKTDDKPFHYFDLFEHHRLLRRWWRWREFRAELKAIQNGEKVKPSPKKRRPSLSYSKRPQTKATPKIQPDTHRRAG; from the coding sequence ATGAAAGAATACAGACGCCTTGATTTGCATGAACGGGAGATGATCCTGCGCCTCCGGGCTTGGGGCGAGTCTCGGCGTTCGATCGCCAAATTTTTGAGGCGTTCGCCATCCACCATTAGCCGGGAGCTACAGCGAAACACCATCCAGTTTTCCGGATACTGCCCGGACTTGGCGCACAGACTGGCCGAAGCCCGCCAGCGCATTTGCGTAGGACATAACCGCCGGCGCCCGGAATACAAACGCTTGGTGGGCGTGCGGGATTTCCGGCTAAAACTGCCCAGAGTGTTTATAGCGTGGCATTCCGACGACAAATTTTACCGCCGGGGCCTCACCGGATTTATAGGTAGCCAAATGTACCGGCTCAGGTCCCTTTTCAAAACCGACGACAAACCCTTCCATTATTTCGACCTGTTCGAGCACCACCGCCTGCTCCGGCGCTGGTGGCGCTGGCGGGAATTCCGCGCCGAGCTAAAAGCCATCCAAAACGGCGAAAAAGTAAAGCCATCCCCGAAAAAACGAAGGCCAAGCCTAAGCTACAGCAAAAGGCCCCAAACCAAAGCCACCCCGAAAATACAACCCGACACACACCGCCGGGCCGGATAA
- a CDS encoding IS3 family transposase: MRLLVDPGDKLSIRRQCDCLELYRSSYYYSPKGENAENLELMRLMDRHMIDEPTAGVLRMRSALRDQGFNPSYERVRRLMRKANLYPIYPKKNLSKPGEAKYVYPYLLKEKKVVRKNQVWSIDITYIAMASGFMYMTAIIDVYSRYIVGWGLSNTLEAAASLKVVREAVEIHGKPEILNSDQGSQFTCGEYVNYLKKEGINISMDAKGRALDNIYIERFWRTLKRDHIYLNPADNGLKLYLGIEKWLRRYHNRDHQGIENLKPENVFSGASKAKATAYAHANIDKSKKKQNVKGLINIHTGSTIATTV, from the coding sequence TTGCGTCTCCTTGTCGACCCCGGGGATAAGCTGAGCATTCGCCGTCAGTGCGACTGTCTGGAGCTTTACCGTTCGTCATACTACTACAGCCCAAAGGGGGAAAACGCGGAAAACTTGGAGTTGATGCGCCTTATGGACCGGCACATGATCGACGAACCCACGGCGGGAGTTTTGCGCATGAGATCAGCCTTGCGTGACCAAGGATTCAACCCTTCCTATGAAAGGGTTAGGCGCTTGATGCGCAAAGCGAATCTCTACCCTATTTACCCGAAAAAGAATCTGAGCAAGCCCGGAGAGGCAAAATACGTTTACCCGTATCTGCTTAAGGAAAAGAAAGTTGTCAGGAAAAACCAGGTCTGGTCGATAGACATCACTTATATAGCCATGGCTAGCGGTTTCATGTATATGACGGCGATTATCGACGTCTACAGCAGGTACATAGTGGGTTGGGGTTTGAGCAATACGCTTGAGGCCGCGGCGTCTTTAAAAGTGGTGCGTGAGGCCGTTGAGATTCACGGTAAACCGGAAATACTCAACAGTGACCAAGGTTCCCAGTTCACTTGCGGGGAATACGTGAACTATCTCAAGAAAGAGGGAATAAACATCAGTATGGACGCCAAAGGCCGAGCCTTGGACAACATTTACATCGAACGCTTTTGGAGAACGCTAAAAAGGGACCATATTTACCTGAATCCGGCCGACAACGGTTTAAAGTTGTATTTGGGGATAGAGAAATGGTTGCGACGCTACCACAACAGGGATCACCAAGGAATCGAGAACCTGAAGCCGGAAAATGTTTTTAGCGGAGCGTCAAAAGCGAAAGCCACCGCGTATGCCCATGCAAATATTGATAAGTCCAAGAAAAAACAGAATGTGAAAGGACTTATCAACATTCACACGGGCTCGACGATAGCGACAACCGTTTAA
- a CDS encoding helix-turn-helix domain-containing protein: protein MKEYRRLDLHEREMILRLRAWGESRRSIAKFLRRSPSTISRELQRNTIQFSGYCPDLAHRLAEARQRICVGHNRRRPDYKRLVGVRDFRLKLPRVFIAWHSDDKFYRRGLTGFIGSQMYRLRSLFKTDDKPFHYFDLFEHHRLLRRWWRWREFRADLKAIQNGEKVKPPPQKRRPSLSYSKSSKTEATPKIQPDTHRRAG from the coding sequence ATGAAAGAATATAGACGCCTTGATTTGCATGAACGGGAAATGATCCTTCGCCTCCGGGCTTGGGGCGAATCCCGGCGTTCCATCGCCAAATTTTTGAGGCGTTCGCCATCCACCATCAGCCGGGAGCTACAGCGAAACACCATCCAGTTTTCCGGATACTGCCCGGACTTGGCCCACAGACTGGCCGAAGCCCGCCAACGCATTTGCGTAGGCCATAACCGCCGGCGCCCGGATTACAAACGCTTGGTAGGCGTTCGGGATTTCCGGTTGAAGCTGCCCAGGGTGTTTATAGCGTGGCATTCCGACGACAAATTCTACCGCCGGGGCCTCACCGGATTTATCGGTAGCCAAATGTACCGGCTCAGGTCCCTCTTCAAAACCGACGACAAGCCCTTCCATTACTTCGATCTGTTCGAGCACCACCGCCTGCTCCGGCGTTGGTGGCGCTGGCGAGAGTTCCGCGCCGACCTGAAAGCCATCCAAAACGGTGAAAAAGTAAAGCCACCCCCACAAAAACGAAGGCCAAGCCTAAGCTACAGCAAAAGCTCCAAAACCGAAGCCACACCGAAAATACAACCCGACACACACCGACGGGCCGGATAA
- a CDS encoding class II fructose-bisphosphate aldolase has translation MLVTTREIFEKCYGRYAVAAVNVEFMEQVHAVFAAAQRAQAPVIVQTTPVARDYAHAKMLASMVRTASEIYPGVVYAFHVDHGYESHIDDALESGAYTSVMIDASHDEFEKNASRTRAVVEKAHAKGVSVEAELGTLGGVEDDITVDEKKALYTDPEQVEEFVKLTACDSLAVAVGTSHGAYKFSGGQGLQFDILEGIQKRLPGFPLVLHGGSAVNTTEIERINEAGGKLSASAKGVDAEEIKRSIKYGVCKVNIATDARLMWTRVTREFFASTPEDFTPIKPGKTYMEEYASFLTEKFEMLGSAGKAGEFLSKG, from the coding sequence ATGTTAGTCACCACGCGAGAGATATTTGAGAAATGTTATGGACGCTACGCCGTGGCGGCCGTCAACGTGGAGTTTATGGAACAGGTGCACGCCGTTTTCGCCGCCGCGCAACGGGCGCAGGCGCCGGTAATAGTGCAAACCACGCCGGTAGCCCGCGATTACGCCCACGCCAAGATGCTGGCCTCGATGGTCCGGACGGCTTCCGAGATTTACCCCGGCGTAGTCTACGCTTTTCACGTCGATCACGGCTACGAATCGCATATCGACGACGCGTTGGAGTCCGGCGCCTATACGTCGGTGATGATCGACGCCTCGCACGACGAGTTTGAGAAGAACGCATCCCGCACCCGGGCCGTGGTGGAAAAAGCCCACGCCAAGGGCGTATCGGTGGAGGCCGAGCTGGGCACGCTGGGCGGGGTGGAAGACGATATTACCGTAGACGAGAAAAAAGCGCTGTACACCGACCCCGAACAGGTGGAGGAATTCGTAAAGCTTACCGCCTGCGACAGCCTGGCGGTGGCGGTGGGCACCAGTCACGGCGCTTACAAGTTTTCCGGAGGGCAGGGCCTGCAGTTCGATATTCTGGAAGGTATCCAGAAGCGTTTGCCCGGTTTTCCTTTGGTCCTCCACGGAGGCTCGGCGGTAAACACCACCGAGATAGAGCGCATCAACGAAGCGGGCGGAAAGCTGTCGGCCTCGGCCAAAGGCGTTGATGCGGAGGAGATTAAGCGCTCTATAAAATACGGAGTCTGCAAAGTGAATATCGCCACGGACGCCCGCCTGATGTGGACCCGGGTAACAAGGGAGTTTTTCGCCTCCACGCCGGAAGACTTCACGCCCATCAAGCCCGGCAAGACATATATGGAAGAATACGCCAGCTTCCTGACCGAGAAATTCGAGATGCTGGGCTCGGCGGGAAAAGCAGGGGAGTTTTTAAGTAAAGGGTAA
- a CDS encoding leucine-rich repeat domain-containing protein, giving the protein MNFNKQQVEQYYLHIKHQITFPSEYITELFLIGKLTKDNELKIEIASILTESASKDIVKAFNSRTKIPQSDTPADYVKTLEALISFGKKSQNLDLGKIFSLLEYDRLSITKASLIKKVNENLWLFSRLDYVKEFMIWNETFPSGIPEEIGDLKALEELEIQGSFTTLPYTIATLNRLKKLTLRLSNLTQLPESFKNLKQLEELEIAGEGSYGREFNAQLKLPQWIANLENLKTFEIGYLKINEIPDDIFAPSLESLRVYRMHEITKLPESISTLNSLKNFSLYVCDQITSLPKGMYRLKNLETFKIGSLPKLKSIDGNLIFSPKIKKIKLIKGLEITEPNRKVNHIKELTINNLSYLNYLIDNPELFPGLETLNINEVNEFNNSKGLNNLTNLKKISVWRLSDIPELFSTVTTCLNLRIVILNNSQLSSFPDIKSLKKLHHFKVHHCTQLNLNSDLLPKEINLLEISGANTFKFGNATTLNDSVTLRNTHIKNFEAIGEVLDTKKLNLNFSDIHTIDGNLKIETLPNSISKMKNLEEFSFYGKVNKINSCLNSLKQLESLELCGLNSTCVSGGLNHPIKHIEPLQLPKLSSIKISNFTGNNLEEVLKSLKQVTSLELEYVKNHDLLPVIELKALKQIKLYSCDFSDFSDFNKVPSIVPSILRTSKVDF; this is encoded by the coding sequence ATGAATTTTAACAAACAGCAAGTTGAGCAGTATTATCTTCACATAAAACACCAAATAACCTTTCCAAGTGAATACATAACTGAGTTGTTCCTGATTGGAAAACTTACTAAGGATAATGAATTAAAAATTGAAATTGCTTCTATACTAACAGAATCTGCCAGTAAGGATATTGTTAAAGCCTTTAATAGCAGAACTAAAATCCCTCAATCGGATACCCCCGCAGATTACGTCAAAACACTAGAAGCTTTAATATCTTTTGGGAAAAAATCACAAAATTTAGATTTAGGGAAAATATTCTCTTTGTTAGAATATGATCGATTGTCAATAACAAAAGCCTCTCTAATTAAAAAGGTTAACGAAAACCTCTGGCTTTTTAGTCGGCTTGACTATGTAAAGGAATTCATGATTTGGAATGAAACATTTCCATCTGGCATACCCGAAGAAATAGGTGATCTTAAAGCTCTTGAAGAACTTGAAATACAAGGTAGTTTCACAACCCTCCCCTATACAATAGCTACGCTTAATAGATTAAAAAAACTAACGTTGAGATTAAGCAATTTAACACAACTTCCTGAATCATTTAAAAACCTAAAACAGCTAGAAGAACTTGAAATAGCTGGAGAAGGATCTTATGGCAGAGAGTTTAATGCTCAACTAAAACTTCCCCAATGGATTGCGAATCTTGAGAACCTGAAAACATTTGAAATAGGATATCTAAAAATTAATGAAATCCCTGATGATATCTTTGCTCCTAGTTTAGAATCCCTCAGGGTATACAGAATGCATGAAATCACAAAGTTACCAGAAAGTATTTCAACACTGAATTCATTAAAAAACTTCTCCCTATATGTGTGTGACCAAATTACCTCTTTACCAAAAGGCATGTATAGATTAAAGAATTTAGAAACATTTAAAATTGGCAGTCTACCTAAATTGAAATCTATAGACGGTAATTTAATCTTTTCTCCAAAGATTAAAAAAATTAAACTTATAAAGGGTCTTGAAATCACCGAGCCGAATAGAAAGGTCAATCACATCAAAGAATTAACCATAAATAATCTATCTTACTTAAATTACCTTATTGACAATCCAGAATTATTTCCTGGTTTAGAAACTCTAAACATTAATGAAGTAAATGAGTTTAACAATTCAAAAGGATTAAATAATTTAACCAATCTAAAAAAAATATCGGTATGGCGATTATCTGATATTCCAGAACTGTTTAGTACTGTCACAACCTGTTTAAACCTAAGGATAGTAATCTTAAATAATTCCCAATTAAGCTCTTTTCCTGATATAAAATCTTTAAAAAAGCTACATCATTTCAAAGTTCATCATTGCACTCAATTAAATCTAAACTCTGATCTTCTTCCTAAAGAAATTAATCTACTAGAGATTTCTGGTGCAAATACATTTAAGTTTGGGAATGCAACTACTTTAAATGATAGCGTCACCTTACGAAATACTCATATCAAGAACTTTGAAGCCATTGGAGAAGTACTGGATACAAAAAAGTTAAACCTTAATTTTAGTGACATACATACGATAGATGGAAATCTAAAAATTGAAACGCTACCAAACTCTATATCTAAAATGAAAAATTTGGAAGAGTTTAGTTTCTATGGAAAAGTAAATAAAATCAATAGTTGCTTAAATTCATTAAAACAGTTAGAATCATTAGAATTATGCGGACTTAATTCAACTTGTGTCTCTGGAGGTTTAAATCACCCTATTAAACACATAGAACCTCTACAATTACCCAAGTTATCAAGTATAAAAATTTCTAATTTTACAGGAAACAATCTTGAAGAGGTCCTAAAATCATTAAAACAAGTTACTTCTTTGGAATTAGAATATGTCAAAAATCACGATTTATTACCAGTTATTGAACTGAAGGCATTAAAACAAATTAAACTCTATTCTTGTGACTTCAGTGACTTCAGTGACTTCAATAAAGTTCCATCTATAGTACCCTCGATTCTTAGGACCAGTAAAGTCGATTTTTAA
- a CDS encoding transposase, with amino-acid sequence MKTRTTRRKFSAKFKAEVAIEALKERETTQELCRRYDLHATQISQWKNEFLQRSSSVFEGGKDRKEHEKTEKATDQLYSKIGKLEMENDFLKKSLKKLGRL; translated from the coding sequence ATGAAAACGAGAACGACACGCAGAAAATTCAGCGCCAAATTCAAGGCGGAAGTAGCGATCGAAGCACTGAAGGAAAGAGAAACCACCCAAGAACTCTGCAGACGGTACGATCTTCACGCCACCCAGATTTCACAATGGAAAAATGAGTTTCTGCAGCGCTCGTCCAGCGTTTTTGAGGGTGGCAAAGATAGAAAAGAACACGAGAAAACGGAGAAGGCGACAGACCAACTGTACAGTAAAATAGGAAAGCTTGAGATGGAAAACGACTTCCTAAAAAAAAGCTTAAAGAAGTTGGGGCGTCTATAG
- a CDS encoding alpha-L-fucosidase: MNQLQKSFLMAVAVCSIFSCTPKKTEKKEASVHQDLPWEELRAKFECPAWYTEGKLGIWTHWGPQSQPEKGGGWYARHMYMQDIGRETWGKNAYTYHVETYGHPSEIGYKDVLNEWKADKLDTDALMKYFKSLGAKFFVGMANHHDHFDNFDSSHQPWNSVNVGPKRDIVGEFAKSAKKYGLPFGVSSHDDRHLSWWKTAFGADKHGPKKGIPYDGHMTKEDGKGKWWEGLDPADLYGLPPEKRTPEWIKKNSENWMQRHLELVRKYDLDMLWFDGYLYPYGEYGRKVCEEFYNKSLRENGKIDGLIAGKFGGISKEDQKAFVLDFERGYTSEILRRPWQSITTLNGWFHKNERADRLNARVLIENFSDILSKNGVLLLNVELLGDGSFPEEHRKEFDDFGAWVNLNAPAIYKSKAWKVLGDNLDSDKAGLFAADETDLEQANKKAHNFNERDLNSPPYGKDEVRFTVRDNKLYVFVLNPETGTIRLPKLGLDSRFKPGKVSSVRMLGGTAVNFEQTDDYLQLSVPAERPNEYTAVFELEGAV; the protein is encoded by the coding sequence ATGAACCAACTACAAAAAAGTTTTTTAATGGCCGTGGCGGTGTGCTCCATTTTTTCTTGCACACCAAAAAAGACGGAAAAGAAAGAGGCCTCCGTCCATCAGGACCTTCCTTGGGAAGAATTGAGAGCCAAGTTTGAATGCCCCGCCTGGTATACCGAAGGGAAATTGGGCATCTGGACACACTGGGGTCCGCAATCCCAACCGGAAAAAGGAGGCGGCTGGTACGCCCGCCATATGTATATGCAGGACATAGGGCGGGAGACCTGGGGCAAGAACGCGTACACCTACCATGTGGAGACCTACGGGCATCCGTCGGAGATCGGCTACAAAGACGTGCTGAACGAATGGAAGGCCGACAAGCTGGATACGGACGCGTTGATGAAATACTTCAAGAGCCTCGGCGCCAAATTTTTTGTGGGCATGGCCAACCATCACGATCATTTCGACAACTTCGATTCCAGCCATCAGCCGTGGAACTCCGTAAACGTGGGCCCGAAAAGGGATATCGTCGGGGAGTTTGCGAAATCGGCCAAGAAATACGGTTTGCCCTTCGGTGTCAGTTCGCATGACGACCGCCACCTGAGCTGGTGGAAAACGGCTTTCGGCGCCGACAAGCACGGCCCGAAAAAGGGCATTCCTTATGACGGCCATATGACCAAGGAAGACGGCAAGGGCAAATGGTGGGAAGGGCTGGACCCCGCCGACCTGTACGGCCTGCCACCGGAAAAACGTACGCCCGAATGGATAAAGAAAAACAGCGAGAACTGGATGCAACGTCACTTGGAACTTGTCCGGAAATATGATTTGGACATGCTGTGGTTTGACGGCTACCTGTATCCGTACGGCGAATACGGCCGGAAAGTCTGCGAAGAGTTTTACAATAAAAGCCTGCGCGAAAACGGAAAAATAGACGGACTGATAGCCGGCAAGTTCGGAGGCATCTCCAAGGAAGACCAAAAGGCTTTCGTCTTGGATTTTGAGCGGGGCTATACCAGCGAAATCCTCCGCCGGCCATGGCAGTCGATCACCACACTGAACGGGTGGTTCCATAAAAACGAGCGCGCCGACCGGCTAAACGCCCGGGTATTGATAGAAAACTTCTCGGATATTCTCAGCAAAAACGGCGTACTGTTGCTCAACGTAGAGCTGTTGGGCGACGGTAGTTTTCCGGAAGAGCACCGCAAAGAGTTCGACGACTTCGGCGCTTGGGTAAACCTGAACGCCCCGGCCATCTACAAATCCAAGGCGTGGAAAGTCTTGGGCGACAACTTGGACTCTGACAAAGCCGGACTCTTCGCCGCCGACGAGACCGACTTGGAACAGGCCAACAAGAAAGCGCATAACTTCAACGAGCGAGACCTGAACAGTCCGCCCTACGGCAAAGACGAGGTGAGATTCACGGTACGGGACAATAAGCTCTACGTCTTTGTACTAAATCCGGAAACGGGCACCATCCGCCTCCCGAAACTGGGACTGGACTCCCGCTTCAAGCCCGGAAAGGTAAGCTCGGTCAGGATGTTGGGCGGTACTGCGGTAAACTTCGAACAGACCGACGACTACCTACAGCTATCCGTCCCCGCCGAAAGGCCGAATGAATATACCGCCGTTTTCGAATTGGAGGGGGCCGTGTGA